The Glycine soja cultivar W05 chromosome 15, ASM419377v2, whole genome shotgun sequence region gcttggaggaagaaggagatgaatgaagggagaggaagagaaaagcacgaaattttgtactctaaaagagctctaaaatctgaattttaatttttaaatgatcaaagttggaaaaatgcacacacatagcctctatttatagcctaagtgtcacacaaaattggagggaaatttgaatttcaattcaaatttcacttgaatttgaaattgaatttgtggagccaaaatttcactaattatgattagtgaatttcatatatggttcagcccactaatccaatatcaagttcaagattctccactaagtgtgcttaggtgtcatgaggcatgtaaagcttgaaggacatgcacaaagtgtgactatatgatgtggcaatggggtgtagcaagcaaattctcacctccccttctaaaatttaattggattggacttctcccaattcaattaaatttatttctcaacacacacatcaaatattcacttaatgcacgtgaaattacaaaactacccctaatacaaaaactagtctaggtgccctaaaatacaagggctggaaaatcctacatttctagggtaccctacctacattatggagccctaaatacaaggcccaaaattaatgaaaccttaatctaatggctgttgctaggtgcacccagcaaaattGCTGGTGCATCCAGTAATTCAATGAACCCAAAATACCCTtcgtttaaaaaataaaagtaacataattaaaaaaaaagcttcttCTTCCGCGATAGCTTTCTTCTTCCCCTTGCTTCCGCGCTTATTTCTTCCCCGTGCACCCAACAATCTCCATTCGTGCTTCTTCTTCCCCGATATTGGCCTTCTTCCTCCGCGCCCTCATTTCCTTCTCCATTTGAaatttggagaagaagctgttgtTCATGTCCTCTATTGAAGTTGACATCCGCCATTGAAGTTGTTGTTCGTGTCCTCCGCCATCAAGGTTAGTCTTCTAACCTCCTCGTAACTGTTTGAATGGCGTAAATGGCTGTAGGAACCTTAGGATTGACGACATTAGTGACCTGTGGTGCTGGAGGTTGAAGACGAAGGTTCTTCCGCGAGAAGAACCTTCTCTGCGCGTATGAAAGGGGCTTCTGGGAACTATAGCGGAAGAAGGTGTTCTTCTGTGAGGTCCCGTGGAAGAAGTGTGGAAGGTTCTTCCGCGGATTcctgcggaagaaggttctgCAGGATCTTCCGCGTGATCCAACAGAAGAAGGTTTTGCAGGCTACATTTTGTTGTCGCAGAAGAACCTGCGGAAGCTTCTTCCGCAGGGTACATTTTCTTCTCGCGAAAGATCCTGCGGAAGTTCTTCCATGGATCATGTTTTGctgtgtattttgttttttttttgcttttttttagaTTATACCTGAATTTGTTCATATTATTAGGTAGTTTGTGTTATTTTGTAGCTATTAAAAATTGCGTTTGTATgtaaaatgtaattatatttggTTTGATTTATATATGCATTAGGATGTCTAAATTGAATTGTTAGGATGtctaaattgaaattatatttggTGTGATTTATATATGCATTAGGAAGTAACTATGTGATTTTAGCATAATAATAGccatcattttaaataaaatatagttgaatattattatttttatcataaatatttcACATAATAATAGTctgaaaattttcttatttttaattttaattaattcataaataaagataattataacttaataaataagttatcgATAAAATGTAACAATCTAAGCATTTTGATGAGACTCATTTAAGCACCTAATTCATTTAAGCACCTAAGCAGAGTTACTTCATTGAAGAGATTAAGAGCTTATGAAATACTTATAcgtgaaagaataaaaataaatgatgtgTACAAAGGGAGCTCCATTTAAGcatcaaaagaaaatttacttCATTCGAAATGGTCTTAACTAGTCATGGATAAAGTTAGTTGAATTGAGGATCAATGCGTCCACTCAGAATCCCTGATGGAGAACACACATTAAGGATATCACAAACGACCACAATGCATCATCCTCATGAGGAATTGAAGACCATCATGGATAGGGCCAATTGCAACATCATGGTTGGTGGATTAGTTGACGATGTTGGGATAGTTTATTCTCTTTGAGACGAAACAACGAGAGAACAATATTCGAGGAAATGACATTTTCTTctgttttattcatttatttatttaggatATGAGTAGAAATACGATAGATCCTTGCTTGGGGctgtataaatattttcatattaagtTTGTCAGATCTTAGACTATTCAAAAcatcttttaaatctaataaGTTAACctagttataataataataataataataatgataataataataataataataatagtaataataatattgttatacTATTTTGTACTTTGAAACAACATAAACTAAATTGTATTAGTCGTGAAATGATACATTTGGACACAATGGCATTTCAACCTTACATGCAAATAGAGGTTTGAAAACTTAATTTGAACAAATTAGTAAGAAACATACAAAACATGTGTTTGAACAAATTTGTAATGACAAAGCTTTGTTaccaattatttgaatatttaatttgaccaaaaaaaaataaatgttcttcatgatttctgatcatggttagaacacgaggtttaggttgTGCGTTAGGAGCTGGTAGAGGTAGAGACATTAGTGAGGATGCGTATGAGGCTGATGTTCCTCGGTGTCGCAGGCCTACTGCTTCAGCACGTAGGCAACGGGTTCATCTGCGTGAGGACGTCACTGAGAGACCTAAGGATGTGCCTCAGTTGCATGAGGATGTTCCTCATGTGTCTGATGCCACCCCAGAGATGACAGGCACCGCCGATGCTGTTCAGACAGAGGGAGTGGCTACTGATGGGAGCTTGGGGTCACCTGCTGTAGATGAGGGATTCCCCGGTGGACCACGCGACCCATCGATTTTGACCGATTTTGCTGAGCATGTCGCACACAGCATCTGGAGTGGACAGGTACGTAGTTTTTAATGGTgactaattacataaaaattatttgtagttggattgttttttatatacacgttattataaattattattcaatttaggAACGACACGATCTGAAGTTGGTCTCCCACGGTAGAAAAGTAGATAAAATTGGGAGACCAGCGCCTGAGATTGAAGGGTTGATTGCTAGCACCGGATTGGGTCCACTAATCAGGTGTTCTGTTATCACCATTGATCCTGGACTCATATCCGCCTTCGTCGAGAGGTGGCATCGCGAGACTAGCACGTTCCACCTGCCAGTAAGCGAGTTGACGATCACGTTGGATGACGTGGTGTCACTCCTACACCTTCCCATCACTGGCGCGCTGCATACGTTCAAGCCACTTGTTACTTTAGACGCCATTGGTCTACTGACGGAGCTTCTTGAGGTCATTCATGAGGAGGCTACATTTGAGACCCGACAGGCTAGTGGGCCTCATGTCTGGTTGGGGTGGCTTCGGGACTTGTATCAGAGCCAATGCAGGGCCAGACGATGGGTTGTAGCAGCCTGCACGTATCTGCTCCACTTGGTGGGTTGTACTCTTTTCGCCAACAAGAGTTCAACCCATGTACATGTCGTGCACCTGGAGGCTTTCAGGGACCTGGCCTAGGCAGGGGGATTCGCCTGGGGAGCGGATGCATTAGTCCACATGTACGACCATCTGAACGACGCATCGCAGGCCTCTACATGGCAGCTGGACAGTTATATTACACTTCTCCAGGTACGTGTTATCActgataatttaaattgaagtagcattgaatcttttttttttgtattgatgTTGACTATGTGTTTGTAGTGTTGGATATACGACCACTTTCCTACAGTGTATACATCCGTCGTTCATGATGCTTATGATGAGGGGAGCCCACGGGCCTGTAGGTGGCTTACGGGTAAGGCTCATATGACGGGGATCAAGGGAGCCCCGTATCGGAGACGTTTGGATGCCATGAGTGTGACTGACGTGTGTTGGATGCCCTATGGTGAGCACCGAGGAGTCAGGGCCTTTGACTTGATATCGTCGTACACTGGCCAGCTCAGATAGGGTCAGATTATGGTGTACGTTCGACCTGGGCGGGTTCTTCGACAGTTTGGCTTCCTTCAGACGGTCCCTCCGCCACCGGTTTGTGATTCTTTGATGGGTGATGATATAGATGACCGGTGGCTGCATTTTTCAAACCATTTGGTGCCTTCAGGGGAGCTCTGTGTAGTTTCTGGACAGGGGGCGCCAGACTACATGGAGTAGTTTTTTTGGATATTGCACCCATTTGTCACACGGACCGAGGAGACTGCTGCGCTGAGACATCCGCCCCCCCCTTATCATGAGGAGTTCGTCGAGCCACCCATCCCCGAGGTTTCAGTCGCGACCGATCTCCCTACACATTCAATGGTAAGCATAACTTCTTtagtttttcataatttaaattttttttaaatgtgataCTGACTTTGTTATTTTGACTGTGACAGGTTCACTGCGAAGGATGTCAGGGGATGGCTCAGGATTTAGGAGCGATTGTTGAGGATTTGGAGCGGGTCATCAACCTCAGGATGGTCACTGAGGGCACTGACTTACATGACATCATGACTCGTTGTCTGAGGAGAGCCAGAGGTGACGCCGCAAATGGAAGTCTTAGGCCGCGCCAGAGACGCCGCATAGATtaggatttatatttttattgtacttaaattattaatttttgtatttgtttatgtatGTCATAAAACACATTTACTTACATCATTTAcgatttttgtttgtctctctataaatatatggtttgaaatttaaatataaaccaCACACATGAGTCACATTTATAATGacatttgaatatataaaataaagaagataaaataatttgtaatttaaatgttaacatttataactattctgaaattatatattttaaccatatatatatgtacagtaaagaataaaaaaaattggttttgtgCCTTTTAGAAACATGCCTAAGTACCCATGTTCgagctttttttaaaattatgtgggAGCCGCTTGAGACTGTCCAAGGCCGCTATTTGGCATGTTTGCACGTCAAggaacccaaaaaaataaaagcagcgCCCCGTTCCATCGAATCGCACCTCAAACGGaggcaccaaaaataaaaaaagttggttTTCGGCCTATTAGAAACATATAACTAGCATTCAGTTCAACACAAATATAACAATTTGACACACTAACAGTTGTTCAAGAAACAATTCATTAATTACATGAACATaaacatacataaatattacaAGTTCAGTGTCCGCTTAGGTCTACATGCGTTGTATTAATTGTCATTAGGCTTAAGTATTGCTGCATTCTACCTACATATGCAGTTGGCCATTGTTTTGCCTCCGGATACGCattgcttgaccacaacaaCGCCATAGGCGGTAAGGGACAACGATCTTTCAGATAAACCTGTTGTAAgtgaaattacaataataagttaaacaaacaaaccaacacattcaataattgaaattatttgagtAAACGAATTTTCAAtggacctgaacaaaatgactgCCATACACATGACCGACGCATATTATGCGGTGTGCAGCAAAATCGGCCGGTGGTCGACTTCTGAGAGGAAAAAATGTGAAGCTCTGTTGTCgtgacaacgatacaaggattacattatatCTTGACGCAAATACATATCCCATatccgttatatccatccattTGTCCATACTAACCTAAATCACATAACAAATACACGTGTCAGTCATGTAAACATTacttatgtaaataaaaatcataaaacgcATACCTTGGATAACCCATCCACGTGTAGGGACAACCTCAGCTGTTCATATCTCTCCGTGCCACCAAAGATCTTTATGTAGTCTTGCGACcatttgccaagttctttaatcaattcattacgcATCATGGCCCCACACTATTCTCCCATACCTAACAAAGTGGAAACTGACCGATATCCACAATTACCATCCGCTTTCACATCAACAACATCCTCAATGAAACCATGCATAAATGGcggaaattgatccaacatgggGATCATCCTTGCTGGCTTCGGTGATGCAAAAGATGATGCACTGGGTCTGACTGAGGTGTTGCTGTTTTGAACCGAATgataagcatcaacatactcccaataaGATGGATCACGCTTTGTTGATCTTTCACTTCTTTTCATTACCTTTTTCGGGGCACCTTTCGTCTTAACCTTTGTtggaggagggcacatagaggTCTCATCGGGAAACGCAAATTCTTGGAGTTTACTCTTGAAAGTAACTTTCCCGCAAACATCAAGTTCCTCAAATCTTTTATGTATTCTATcaatctcttccttgatgctcACTTTGGCCTCACATAGCCCCTGGTCTGAAAAATCAAGTCTCCTCCAATACATATGGACTGCATCCAGTGGGATGCTGCCACCCTCATACCTTTGTAGCTcgcatgcacaaggaagacctaGCGTGGTTCTCAAGACACACCCACAAGAAGACACATTGTCTTTCAAATGACATACGCTCTCAAACTTAaccaaaatttcatttaaagcgtACCTTGACACCATTCccagaagcctcttgtataaggttttcttAAAAACATGACCAACGACATGCGTACTTGTTTCGAATGATGCTCTAATTTTAGTGTGCTATAGCGTCATCATGCTGTTCattgcatcccaaacactacagaggtctccaacgctattttgtaATATCTTCTTCAAAGACCaatgagcagattcaaccctacatttaaaacacacaacagagaagacaaattaataacaataatgttccaaacaatcattaaaagaaacttgactaaaataataaaacatttaaatacctatttgttgttgtgttgcctagatgcatcaccttattcgtccaggcCAAGATAAATTTCTCCTTGTGTGGGACAATCCATGTCTCACATACGTAGTCAATGAACATTGGCCACGGAGAACACGCTACTTGAAACCTTTGAAGGTGCTTAGGGAACTCCTGTTCCGAAGGACAATCTACCAGGTTACCCCAGCTATCCATTACGTAGTCCCAAGCATTCTTCTGACCAACAAGCGATTTACACTTTTCCTTCACATTCTTGTCTatgtgaaacctgcacaacaaattctTACACTCCGTAAACACAACTTTCACAACATTCATCAGGGCTAGGTCTCTGTCTGTGACAATAACAACAGGAAGGCGatcgtttcttaaaaaaaggcCTCAAAACCGTTCCAATGCCCATACAAGATTGTTCATGCACTCACCCTctagatatgcaaacccagtaGAGAAAGTCATCCCGGTTGGTGTCACCCCCACAATGTCAAGCAATGGGAGtctgtacctatttgttttgtaggtactatttataaaaataaacaagatgACATGCGTTACATAACTTAACtacatctgggtgacaccaaaacaaatCACGCACCacatcttcatccttcaatctatgccaatgaatgtattggtCACATTATGTATTGGTCACATTCAAGGAGCCTCATTAGGTGTTGCATTTCACTGTCATTTCCTCtgattgaagaacgatatgcacttcttgcattgtagatttgtttgattgtggtgCAACTGCTGTtgttgtgctccttcaacgttagcaagatgtttcttggtttcacattcgactttgtcatatcagcaatgatATTCTTCTCATCATCTGTCAATCTCCcagcatatggatgtccaactaaggtctTCACCAATTCATGGTTGTGAATCCCATATATCAGCTTCACCGCCCAACCTTCACCTCCATGCATTGGTTTTCCATGAATCTTAAATGGACAACCACATTTTCAAGTACCTGtgtctcttctaacaaattctttcttcctacCCTTGTACTTACcgctcctttcacacccaattaacacaaatgaagttCTTCCACTGCTGCCAGTATATGTATCAGACCTCATAACTACTGCAACAAaaccattttcatgggcaaccgTTCGAGCCTACTTCAAAACATCTTCTCGGGTTTCAAAGACCTAGGACACAACCacgacatattaatttttacacaaaTCATACATTAGACCAAACAATTAAAACTGATCGACATgattacctgagaagtattaaaagcatctgaacaatcaacatgggcttcattcacaccacaatcttcttcattttgaaaatccaTAACAACTTCTTCAGACATCGCACTGTAATATGctcattgatcttcgtccatcttaattcAAAGTATAACTATCACCTGATTCAACATTCAACTAAATAATTTGAACAATACACCaacctaaaaaaatttacaaactaTGAATATCAAACTAATTCAACATTTGACAACctcacacaaatatttaatctACATATACATaaccaaattcaatttttaattacataatttcaaaattataacctACAAAGctcatttaaccaaaaaatacctcaacctaggcaaaaaaatcaacaattcaaccaacaaatatatttttatgtttcacataaattacaaatagaattaaccaaaataacattcaaaataatcttaaaacaaaaatatcataaaacgAATTACTCCACGAAAGAAGCAGTCTTCCGCAGTTGTCATGTCCACTGCGGAAGAATGCTTCTTCCGTGGAGTCTAGCGGAAGACGTCTTCCGCGAGACTCCACGGAAGAAGTTTTTTTCTTCCGCAGTTGTAATGTCTTCGCCGGAAGAAAATTTTTTGCGTTGAATCTGAAACGCTTACACCATTCTACTACCAAAAATAAACAATCAACCACAGAAAAGAAGCTACGTACCTTAGTTGACAAATATCACACCAAAGCAGAGAACAAGCACAACCAGCACTGACAAAAATCGCACAGCACAAGCACCAGAATGGAGAAAACGCCgaagagagaaagcaaaaatgaagaatgaaaaaagaaacagatttttataaaagaaaaacgtACAGGGGCATTTTtgggttttttaaaaattgctgggtgcaccagcaatgttgctgggtgcccctagcaattgcctaatctaatatgtacaaagataagtgggctcatacttagcccatgggcccgaaatctaccctaaggctcatgagaaccctagggccttctcttgcatctttggcccaatcttcttggagtcttctatccaatgcccttggggggtaggattgcatcacctatGTACAAGATTCATGAAgctgttgggtgcatgagtgattttacaaaaaagggttacaccactcaacacattcatcataccactttTCATAGGcatttggtgcctcataatacctattttgggcaccaataaagcacaaggatttaagctcttacaaaccaaaccctcatccaacaactcctttacttgaggaagaacctcaagcccaagaggtgtggcaatgctaacaagtgtctttttacaaaggagaagatgtggaggttgtctaagagtggaagtttctttaatttgtgtctttattgcaaaatgactttcctt contains the following coding sequences:
- the LOC114386133 gene encoding protein MAIN-LIKE 2-like; its protein translation is MVRTRGLGCALGAGRGRDISEDAYEADVPRCRRPTASARRQRVHLREDVTERPKDVPQLHEDVPHVSDATPEMTGTADAVQTEGVATDGSLGSPAVDEGFPGGPRDPSILTDFAEHVAHSIWSGQERHDLKLVSHGRKVDKIGRPAPEIEGLIASTGLGPLIRCSVITIDPGLISAFVERWHRETSTFHLPVSELTITLDDVVSLLHLPITGALHTFKPLVTLDAIGLLTELLEVIHEEATFETRQASGPHVWLGWLRDLYQSQCRARRWVVAACTYLLHLVGCTLFANKSSTHVHVVHLEAFRDLA